In Aliarcobacter faecis, a genomic segment contains:
- the prfB gene encoding peptide chain release factor 2 has protein sequence MDAYEYSELLKLLNTKLNNIKGILKPDELNQRLQEIIELEASQDFWNDVETATKIGIEKNRILGKLNKFNKAFESLNGTNELYEMANSEKDEDTMDLLYEEAKDLEDLIKSTEISVMLSNPDDALNAIVTIHPGAGGTESQDWASILYRMYLRWAERNDFKVELLDYQSGDEAGIKDVSFIIRGENAYGYMKTENGIHRLVRISPFDSNAKRHTSFTSVMVSPEVDDNIDIVIEDKDIRIDTYRSSGAGGQHVNKTESAIRITHIPSGIVVQCQNDRSQHKNKDSAFKMLKSKLYELELEKQRASKDSGDKSEIGWGHQIRSYVLQPYQQVKDSRSNIGYSNVDAILDGDITKIMEDVLIATSTN, from the coding sequence ATGGACGCTTATGAATATTCAGAACTTCTAAAACTATTAAATACAAAATTAAACAATATAAAAGGTATTTTAAAACCAGATGAACTAAACCAAAGATTACAAGAGATTATTGAGCTAGAAGCTTCTCAAGATTTTTGGAATGATGTTGAAACTGCTACAAAAATTGGCATTGAGAAAAATAGAATTTTAGGAAAACTAAATAAATTTAATAAAGCTTTTGAATCTTTAAATGGAACAAATGAGTTATATGAGATGGCAAATAGTGAAAAAGATGAAGATACAATGGATCTTTTATATGAAGAAGCAAAAGATTTAGAAGATTTAATAAAATCAACAGAAATTTCAGTAATGCTTTCAAACCCTGATGATGCTTTAAATGCTATTGTTACAATTCATCCTGGAGCTGGTGGAACAGAGTCTCAAGATTGGGCATCAATACTATATAGAATGTATTTAAGATGGGCTGAGAGAAATGATTTTAAAGTAGAGTTGCTAGATTACCAATCTGGAGATGAGGCAGGAATAAAAGATGTTAGTTTTATTATAAGAGGTGAGAATGCTTATGGATATATGAAAACAGAAAATGGTATTCATAGGCTTGTTCGTATTTCACCATTTGATTCTAATGCAAAAAGACATACCTCTTTTACATCTGTTATGGTGAGCCCAGAGGTTGATGATAATATTGATATTGTAATAGAAGATAAAGATATTAGAATTGATACATATAGATCTAGTGGTGCTGGTGGACAACATGTAAATAAAACAGAAAGTGCAATAAGAATTACTCATATTCCAAGTGGGATTGTAGTTCAATGTCAAAATGATAGAAGTCAGCATAAAAATAAAGATAGTGCCTTTAAAATGCTAAAATCAAAATTGTATGAATTAGAACTTGAAAAACAAAGAGCTTCTAAAGATAGTGGAGATAAGAGTGAAATAGGGTGGGGGCATCAAATTAGATCTTATGTTTTACAACCATACCAACAAGTAAAAGATAGTAGAAGCAATATAGGCTATTCAAATGTAGATGCAATTCTTGATGGTGATATTACAAAAATAATGGAAGATGTACTAATAGCTACAAGTACAAATTAA
- the efp gene encoding elongation factor P has translation MAIGMSELKKGLKIEVEGIPYKIVEYQHVKPGKGAAFVRAKIKSFLNGKTIEKTFHAGDKCETPNLQQKQMQFLYDDGELLQFMDTTTYEQEGLTYEQVGDAFDWIIDGMQVDMMYFNGKAITVEPPMVVELKIVETPPNFKGDSQGGRKPATLESGAVVQIPFHILEGDVIRVDTRTGEYLEKVK, from the coding sequence ATGGCAATTGGAATGAGCGAACTAAAAAAAGGTCTTAAAATAGAAGTTGAAGGAATTCCATATAAAATTGTTGAATATCAACATGTAAAACCAGGGAAAGGTGCAGCTTTTGTTAGAGCGAAAATTAAATCTTTTTTAAATGGAAAAACTATTGAAAAAACTTTCCATGCTGGAGATAAATGTGAAACTCCAAATTTACAACAAAAACAGATGCAATTTTTATATGATGATGGTGAATTACTACAATTTATGGATACTACAACTTATGAACAAGAAGGTTTAACTTACGAACAAGTTGGTGATGCTTTTGATTGGATAATAGATGGAATGCAAGTAGATATGATGTATTTTAATGGAAAAGCTATCACAGTTGAACCACCAATGGTTGTTGAACTTAAAATAGTAGAAACTCCACCAAATTTTAAAGGTGACTCTCAAGGTGGAAGAAAACCAGCTACTTTAGAATCAGGTGCTGTTGTTCAAATTCCATTTCATATCTTAGAAGGTGATGTAATTAGAGTTGATACAAGAACTGGAGAGTACTTAGAAAAAGTAAAATAA
- the serA gene encoding phosphoglycerate dehydrogenase — protein sequence MSKHTIVVCDHIHEAGLNILQNCEDINYVFAADIDKVKLLDIIKDADVAITRSSTDVDEKFLNAATNLKAIIRAGVGYDNVDIDGCSKRGIIAMNVPTANTIAAVELTMAHMLSCMRKFPYAHNQLKIDRVWKREDWYGNELYGKKLGVIGFGNIGHRVALRAKAFEMDVITYDPYIPSTKATDLGIKYTTNFEDILACDIITIHTPKNKETIDMISFDEIKRMKDGVVLINCARGGLYNEEALVENLKSGKIKMAGIDVFKKEPATNHPLLDLPNVTVTAHLGANTKESQKEISIQSANNAIESARGIAYPNALNLPIDESKIPTFVKPYIELTQKMAFLLAQISKSEIRAIEVSAEGELGEFVDSLQTFATVGVLNVSSGSSVNYVNANFIAKEKGIELNTKTVANSSGYKNKVTIKITTSKGVKTISGTVFGEDVQRVVDLDGFTIDVEPRGKMIIMKNKDIPGVVGKVGNLLGENGINISDFRLSRGKEGTALAVILIDEKANSKVISDLDNLEASIAVAYAEI from the coding sequence ATGAGTAAACATACAATTGTAGTTTGTGATCACATTCACGAAGCTGGATTAAATATTTTACAAAATTGTGAAGATATAAATTATGTTTTTGCAGCTGATATTGATAAAGTTAAATTATTAGATATTATAAAAGATGCTGATGTTGCAATTACTAGATCTTCAACAGATGTTGATGAAAAATTTTTAAATGCTGCAACAAACTTAAAAGCAATTATCAGAGCTGGTGTTGGTTATGATAATGTTGATATAGATGGTTGTAGTAAAAGAGGAATTATTGCTATGAATGTTCCAACTGCAAATACTATTGCTGCAGTTGAACTTACAATGGCTCATATGCTTTCTTGTATGAGAAAATTTCCTTATGCTCATAATCAATTAAAAATTGATAGAGTTTGGAAAAGAGAAGATTGGTATGGAAATGAACTTTATGGTAAAAAACTAGGTGTTATTGGTTTTGGTAATATTGGGCATAGAGTTGCTCTTAGAGCAAAAGCATTTGAGATGGATGTAATAACATATGACCCTTATATTCCAAGCACAAAAGCAACAGATTTAGGTATAAAATACACTACAAATTTTGAAGATATTTTAGCTTGTGATATTATTACAATTCACACTCCAAAAAATAAAGAGACTATCGATATGATAAGTTTCGATGAAATTAAAAGAATGAAAGATGGAGTTGTTTTAATTAATTGTGCAAGAGGTGGATTATATAATGAAGAGGCTCTTGTAGAAAACCTAAAATCTGGTAAAATTAAAATGGCCGGAATTGATGTATTCAAAAAAGAGCCTGCAACAAATCATCCTCTACTTGACTTACCAAATGTAACAGTAACTGCTCATCTTGGAGCAAATACAAAAGAGAGCCAAAAAGAGATATCTATTCAAAGTGCAAACAATGCTATTGAAAGTGCAAGAGGAATTGCATACCCAAATGCTCTAAATCTTCCAATTGATGAGAGCAAAATCCCTACTTTTGTTAAACCATATATTGAACTTACACAAAAAATGGCATTTTTATTAGCTCAAATTAGTAAAAGTGAAATAAGAGCTATTGAAGTTAGTGCTGAAGGAGAATTAGGAGAGTTTGTTGATTCTTTACAAACTTTTGCAACTGTTGGTGTACTAAATGTTAGCTCTGGAAGTAGTGTAAATTATGTAAATGCAAACTTTATTGCTAAAGAAAAAGGTATTGAATTAAATACAAAAACTGTAGCAAATAGTAGTGGTTACAAAAATAAAGTTACTATTAAAATTACAACATCAAAAGGTGTAAAAACTATTTCTGGAACAGTATTTGGAGAAGATGTTCAAAGAGTTGTTGATCTTGATGGTTTTACTATTGATGTTGAACCAAGAGGTAAAATGATTATTATGAAAAACAAAGATATTCCAGGTGTTGTTGGAAAAGTTGGAAATCTTTTAGGAGAAAATGGTATCAATATCTCTGATTTTAGACTAAGTCGAGGGAAAGAAGGAACTGCATTAGCAGTTATTTTAATAGATGAAAAAGCAAACTCAAAAGTAATTAGCGATCTTGATAATTTAGAAGCAAGTATAGCTGTTGCTTATGCTGAAATATAA
- a CDS encoding 30S ribosomal protein S1 — translation MRMDDIDLGEDFDFEQMLNESFEQAENNSVVDGVIVEVNAERVLVDVGQKIEGLLPISEITVAGEVKYKVGDTIPVMLMGNRGERPNISHKKVLQKEKFENFIATYGENFEDVTIEGKIVSIKQRGGFTIEDANGCEYFMPLAQSYMKTIGAIGKTVKAKVIKVNKNQNSIIVSRKKLIEEGKSVKDSKIAEILEKKSPITGTIKKITSYGMFVDLGGIDGLVNYNEISYKGPVNPANYYSEGDTVSVIVLSYDKTKQHLSLSIKAALSNPWEDIKDQLEVGDTITVTVSNFESYGAFVDLGNDIEGLLHISELSWNKNIKNPKEILNIGDEINVEVIELNIEQKRLRVSLKNLQEKPFTKFINEHKVGDTINGKIATLTDFGAFVSIGNVDGLLHNEEASWEPNAKCKNLFKKGDEVEVKIIKIDKEKENISLSIKEIAESPAKKFQDTYKLGDIIKGNVKDIKDFGLFIKLENNLDGLIRTEDFGPLKADEIKIGDEVKAVIINIDTKKNRVRLSVKRLEQQQEREMLKSVNDDSSMTLGDIIKDQIK, via the coding sequence ATGCGTATGGATGATATAGATTTAGGTGAAGACTTTGATTTCGAGCAAATGCTAAATGAGTCTTTTGAGCAAGCAGAGAATAACTCTGTAGTTGATGGTGTAATTGTTGAAGTTAATGCTGAGAGAGTTTTAGTTGATGTTGGGCAAAAAATAGAAGGTTTATTACCAATATCTGAGATTACAGTTGCTGGTGAAGTAAAATATAAAGTAGGAGATACAATCCCTGTTATGCTTATGGGAAATAGAGGAGAAAGACCAAATATTTCACATAAAAAAGTTCTACAAAAAGAGAAATTTGAAAACTTCATCGCTACTTATGGTGAAAACTTTGAAGATGTAACAATTGAAGGTAAAATCGTAAGTATCAAACAAAGAGGTGGATTCACAATTGAAGATGCAAATGGTTGTGAATACTTTATGCCACTTGCTCAATCGTATATGAAAACTATTGGAGCTATTGGAAAAACTGTAAAAGCAAAAGTTATAAAAGTAAACAAAAATCAAAATTCAATCATAGTTTCTAGAAAAAAATTAATTGAAGAGGGAAAATCTGTAAAAGATAGCAAAATTGCTGAAATTTTAGAGAAAAAATCTCCAATAACTGGAACAATCAAAAAAATCACTTCTTACGGAATGTTTGTTGATTTAGGTGGAATTGATGGTTTAGTAAATTATAATGAAATCTCATACAAAGGTCCTGTAAACCCTGCAAACTACTACTCAGAAGGGGATACTGTTTCTGTTATTGTTTTATCTTATGATAAAACAAAACAACACTTAAGCCTTTCTATTAAAGCTGCTTTATCAAATCCTTGGGAAGATATTAAAGATCAACTAGAAGTTGGTGATACAATTACTGTTACAGTTTCTAATTTTGAATCTTATGGTGCTTTCGTTGATTTAGGAAATGATATAGAAGGTCTTTTACATATTTCAGAACTATCTTGGAATAAAAATATAAAAAATCCAAAAGAGATTTTAAATATTGGTGATGAAATTAATGTTGAAGTAATTGAACTAAACATTGAACAAAAAAGATTAAGAGTATCTTTAAAAAATCTTCAAGAAAAACCATTTACAAAATTTATAAATGAACATAAAGTTGGAGATACTATAAATGGTAAAATTGCTACTTTAACAGATTTTGGTGCTTTTGTAAGCATTGGAAATGTTGATGGATTATTACATAATGAAGAAGCTTCTTGGGAACCAAATGCAAAATGTAAAAATCTATTCAAAAAAGGTGATGAAGTAGAAGTTAAAATTATCAAAATCGATAAAGAAAAAGAGAATATCTCACTTTCAATTAAAGAGATAGCTGAATCTCCTGCAAAGAAATTTCAAGATACTTATAAATTAGGTGATATTATCAAAGGTAATGTAAAAGATATTAAAGATTTTGGACTATTTATAAAACTTGAAAATAATCTTGATGGATTAATTAGAACTGAAGATTTTGGACCATTAAAAGCAGATGAAATTAAAATTGGTGATGAAGTAAAAGCTGTAATAATCAATATTGACACTAAAAAAAATAGAGTTAGATTATCAGTTAAAAGATTAGAACAACAACAAGAAAGAGAGATGTTAAAATCTGTAAATGATGACTCATCAATGACTCTTGGTGATATTATCAAAGATCAAATAAAATAA
- a CDS encoding 4-hydroxy-3-methylbut-2-enyl diphosphate reductase produces the protein MKIELASNYGFCFGVKRAIDIAQKYENSATMGPLIHNQDEIDRLKKDFNVGLYSTLSDVKPNDTVIIRTHGIPKDDLKELRKNTKKVINATCPFVTAPQNIVKNMSKEGYSILIFGDLEHPEVKGVMSYANDLDDVHIVLSVKDLENISFKNKKIACVAQTTKKKETYLEIVNALILKNKEVRVFNTICDATFENQDAARDISKKADVMIVIGGKSSSNTKQLHSICLENCTDSHLIENESELESSWFLNKEFCGITAGASTPDWVIQKVISKIKTFK, from the coding sequence TTGAAAATAGAATTAGCATCAAATTATGGATTTTGCTTTGGAGTAAAAAGAGCTATTGATATTGCTCAAAAATATGAAAACAGTGCTACAATGGGTCCATTAATCCATAATCAAGATGAGATAGATAGACTAAAAAAAGATTTCAATGTAGGATTATATTCAACATTAAGTGATGTAAAACCAAATGATACAGTAATTATTAGAACTCATGGTATTCCAAAAGATGATTTAAAAGAGCTTAGAAAAAATACAAAAAAAGTTATAAATGCGACTTGCCCTTTTGTTACAGCTCCACAAAATATTGTAAAAAATATGTCAAAAGAGGGTTATTCAATTCTAATTTTTGGAGACTTAGAACATCCAGAAGTAAAAGGTGTTATGTCATATGCAAATGATTTAGATGATGTACATATAGTTTTAAGTGTAAAAGATTTAGAAAATATTAGCTTCAAAAATAAAAAAATAGCTTGTGTTGCTCAAACAACAAAGAAAAAAGAGACCTATTTAGAAATTGTAAATGCATTAATTCTTAAGAACAAAGAAGTTAGAGTTTTTAATACAATTTGTGATGCCACTTTTGAAAATCAAGATGCAGCTAGAGATATATCAAAAAAGGCTGATGTAATGATTGTAATTGGTGGAAAAAGTTCATCAAATACAAAACAACTTCATTCAATTTGTCTTGAAAATTGTACAGATTCTCATCTAATTGAAAATGAAAGTGAACTAGAAAGCTCTTGGTTCTTAAATAAAGAGTTCTGTGGAATTACTGCTGGTGCGAGTACGCCAGATTGGGTTATTCAAAAAGTAATCAGTAAAATTAAAACTTTCAAATAG
- the aroA gene encoding 3-phosphoshikimate 1-carboxyvinyltransferase: MEKFDIKRLSKPFDITIENIASDKSISHRCAMFSLFSNQTSYIKNYLTAEDTLNTLKIVEQLGAKIKQDGSNIEITPIDTLVEPNDVLDCGNSGTAMRLFCGLLASVDGSFILTGDKYLRSRPMKRVADPLRSIGANIDGRENGNKAPLFIRGVKDLNPFTYISPVDSAQVKSAMILAALRAKGVSKYKENELTRDHTERMLSGMGAEIFTDNEGFININPLKSHLKPLNITVPADPSSGFFFAVAAAISKGSRVVIKNASLNPTRVEAYVILKKMGATVNFIEKENVYEPIGDIEVIGNELTGVEVTHNISWLIDELPALSIAMSLANGKSLVKNAKELRVKESDRISAVVNNLKLCGVSFTEFEDGYEIVGGSLNKATIDSFGDHRIAMSFAIAGLNCDMQINDTECINSSFPNFKEILDSLY, translated from the coding sequence GTGGAAAAATTTGACATAAAAAGATTATCAAAACCTTTTGATATAACAATAGAAAATATAGCAAGTGATAAATCAATATCTCATAGATGTGCGATGTTTTCACTTTTTTCAAACCAAACTTCATATATAAAAAACTATCTAACTGCTGAAGATACTTTAAATACTCTAAAAATTGTTGAACAATTAGGGGCTAAAATAAAACAAGATGGAAGTAACATAGAGATTACTCCAATTGATACATTAGTTGAACCAAATGATGTTCTTGATTGTGGAAACTCTGGAACAGCTATGAGACTTTTTTGTGGACTATTAGCAAGTGTTGATGGAAGCTTTATTTTAACAGGAGATAAATATCTAAGAAGCAGACCTATGAAAAGAGTTGCTGATCCATTAAGAAGTATTGGAGCAAATATAGATGGAAGAGAAAATGGAAACAAAGCACCACTATTTATTAGAGGTGTAAAAGATTTGAATCCTTTTACATATATCTCGCCAGTTGATTCTGCACAAGTTAAATCAGCGATGATTTTAGCTGCTCTAAGAGCAAAGGGTGTTAGTAAATACAAAGAGAATGAATTAACAAGAGACCATACTGAAAGAATGCTTAGTGGAATGGGTGCAGAAATTTTTACAGATAACGAAGGATTTATAAATATAAATCCTTTAAAATCTCATTTAAAACCACTAAATATAACTGTTCCAGCTGATCCTTCTAGTGGCTTTTTCTTTGCCGTTGCAGCAGCTATATCAAAAGGTTCAAGAGTTGTTATAAAAAATGCCTCTTTAAATCCAACAAGAGTTGAAGCTTATGTTATTTTAAAGAAAATGGGTGCAACAGTAAACTTTATTGAAAAAGAGAATGTTTATGAGCCAATTGGGGATATTGAAGTTATTGGAAATGAACTTACTGGAGTTGAAGTAACTCATAATATTTCATGGTTAATAGATGAACTTCCAGCACTTAGTATTGCTATGAGTTTAGCAAATGGAAAATCTCTTGTAAAAAATGCAAAAGAGTTAAGAGTAAAAGAGAGTGATAGAATTAGTGCTGTTGTAAATAATTTAAAACTTTGTGGAGTTAGTTTTACAGAGTTTGAAGATGGTTATGAAATAGTTGGTGGAAGCTTAAATAAAGCAACTATTGATTCTTTTGGAGACCATAGAATTGCAATGAGCTTTGCAATAGCTGGACTTAATTGTGATATGCAAATAAATGATACAGAGTGTATAAATTCATCTTTCCCAAACTTTAAAGAGATTTTAGACTCTTTATATTAA
- the ytpR gene encoding YtpR family tRNA-binding protein, whose translation MIITRRWLEEFINLSKISTDEICKTLNSIGLEVDSLEKNSIASKVVVAKVLSKEKHPDADKLNICQVDLGTQTTQIVCGAPNVEAGQIVAVATIGAVLGEDFKIKAAKLRGVESNGMICSSTELGLPKINDGIMVLDDSIGELVLGKELKDYPLLNDDIIEIGLTPNRGDCLSILGVARELSAFYEISLCELDKTIKHNESSIGQTFKINCNNKINSSLIFKAAEFSNFSLDLIKKLRLSTIKKYQENKELRNILNYTTHSCGVILNAYPKSKSSILDIKKDENGFDTVYFGNEALSKPCVLQNDFEEIEKEFLIEASYVNPELISKLVFEIKIKTSDIFYKSSRGSEPNISFGLNYFSNLISKLGATLYKGSIDYIVDTEKLFIDANIKKINSIIGQDIEKSEIEKILISLGFEVKEPIEETLSIKVPHYRHDIRNVADITEEVIRIIGIDNIKSKPLCIDEINRVNKTSLDLQKRNKLRYKAIENGFFETLTYVFTSKENLIKYGFKTVKDKLELINPIVKELNTYRTTLLLNLVEACSNNFKTGARRASFFEIGTIFDENRVESKKIAFIHSGASEQEDIANAGKPKNMDFFSFAKKVLNTIGEFELETIENIDNKFIHPYQSANILIDGEIVGFISKLHPSVCEDYDLSDTFFAQINFDSIKNNLTKASSYSKFQASRKDLSILAPKNMEFKEIKKVINSLNNPLIKQYNLIDIYSDEKLGEFESLTIRFTLQSDEKTLEDEDINLVINSILDSLKDKLNITLR comes from the coding sequence ATGATAATTACAAGAAGATGGTTAGAAGAGTTTATAAATCTATCAAAAATAAGTACAGATGAGATTTGCAAAACTTTAAATAGTATTGGGTTAGAAGTTGATAGCTTAGAAAAGAATAGTATTGCTTCAAAAGTTGTTGTTGCAAAAGTTTTAAGCAAAGAGAAACATCCTGATGCAGATAAATTAAATATTTGTCAAGTTGACTTAGGAACACAAACTACTCAAATTGTTTGTGGAGCTCCAAATGTTGAAGCTGGTCAAATTGTAGCTGTTGCGACTATTGGAGCAGTTTTAGGAGAAGATTTTAAAATAAAAGCAGCAAAATTAAGAGGGGTTGAATCAAACGGAATGATTTGCTCATCTACTGAACTAGGTCTTCCTAAAATAAATGATGGAATTATGGTTTTAGATGACTCAATAGGAGAGCTTGTTTTAGGAAAAGAGTTAAAAGATTATCCACTCTTAAATGATGATATCATTGAAATTGGTTTGACTCCAAATAGAGGAGATTGCTTAAGTATTTTAGGAGTTGCTAGAGAGCTTAGTGCATTTTATGAAATATCTTTATGTGAACTTGATAAAACTATTAAACATAATGAATCAAGTATAGGTCAAACTTTTAAAATTAATTGTAATAATAAAATAAACTCATCTTTAATCTTTAAAGCAGCAGAGTTTTCTAACTTTAGTTTAGATTTAATTAAAAAATTAAGACTTTCTACTATAAAAAAATATCAAGAAAATAAAGAGTTAAGAAATATTCTAAACTATACAACTCACTCTTGTGGAGTTATTTTAAATGCTTATCCTAAATCAAAATCATCTATTTTAGATATCAAAAAAGATGAAAATGGTTTTGACACAGTATATTTTGGAAATGAAGCTTTAAGTAAACCTTGTGTTTTACAAAATGATTTTGAAGAAATAGAAAAAGAGTTTTTAATCGAAGCATCTTATGTAAATCCTGAGTTAATCTCAAAACTTGTATTTGAAATAAAAATAAAAACTTCTGATATTTTTTATAAATCATCAAGAGGGAGTGAACCAAATATTAGTTTTGGATTAAATTACTTCTCAAATCTTATCTCAAAATTGGGTGCTACTTTATATAAAGGCTCAATTGATTATATAGTTGATACAGAAAAACTATTTATTGATGCAAATATCAAAAAAATAAATTCAATAATTGGGCAAGATATAGAAAAAAGTGAAATTGAAAAGATTTTAATCTCTTTAGGTTTTGAAGTAAAAGAGCCAATAGAAGAGACTCTTTCTATAAAAGTTCCTCATTATAGACATGATATCAGAAATGTAGCAGATATAACTGAAGAGGTTATAAGAATAATTGGAATTGATAATATTAAATCAAAACCTCTTTGTATTGATGAAATAAATAGAGTAAATAAAACAAGTCTTGATTTACAAAAAAGAAATAAACTTAGATATAAAGCAATTGAAAATGGTTTCTTTGAAACTTTAACTTATGTATTTACTTCAAAAGAGAATTTAATAAAATATGGCTTTAAAACTGTAAAAGATAAATTAGAACTTATAAACCCTATAGTAAAAGAGTTAAATACATATAGAACTACCCTACTTTTAAATCTAGTTGAAGCTTGTTCTAACAACTTCAAAACTGGTGCAAGAAGAGCTAGTTTCTTTGAGATTGGAACAATTTTTGATGAAAATAGAGTTGAAAGTAAAAAAATAGCTTTTATTCATAGTGGAGCAAGTGAACAAGAAGATATAGCTAATGCTGGAAAACCAAAAAACATGGATTTCTTCTCATTTGCTAAAAAAGTTCTAAATACTATTGGAGAGTTTGAATTAGAAACTATAGAAAATATTGATAATAAATTTATTCACCCTTATCAAAGTGCAAATATTTTAATTGATGGGGAAATTGTAGGATTTATCTCAAAACTTCATCCTAGCGTTTGTGAAGATTATGATTTAAGTGATACATTTTTTGCTCAAATCAATTTTGATAGTATAAAAAATAATTTGACAAAAGCCTCTTCTTACTCAAAATTCCAAGCTTCAAGAAAAGATTTAAGTATCCTTGCTCCTAAAAATATGGAATTTAAAGAGATTAAAAAAGTTATAAATTCACTAAATAATCCATTAATTAAACAATATAACTTAATAGATATTTATAGTGATGAAAAATTAGGAGAGTTTGAAAGCTTAACGATTAGATTTACTCTTCAAAGTGATGAGAAAACATTAGAAGATGAAGATATAAATTTAGTTATTAACTCAATTTTAGACAGTTTAAAAGATAAATTAAATATTACTTTAAGATAA
- the pheS gene encoding phenylalanine--tRNA ligase subunit alpha, translating into MTLWIEKIQNAKSLEELESLRVDTLGKKGVLTLEFAKMKDIANENKKSFAENLNLQKELITKALDSKKIELEFEALNKKLESEKIDVTKFNNELSCGATHPVAETMNRIINYFLNLNFAVEEGPLVEDDFHNFQALNLPEYHPARDMADTFYNKDYTLLRTHTSPVQIRTMLSQKAPIRMIAPGTVFRRDFDITHTPMFHQIEALVVDEADKISFANLKHVLVEFLQHMFGEVEVRFRPSYFPFTEPSAEVDISCVFCKGNGCRVCSQTGWLEVLGCGVVDQNVFDAVGYTNKSGYAFGLGIERFAMLIHSIGDLRSLFESDTRLLGQFK; encoded by the coding sequence GTGACTCTTTGGATTGAAAAAATACAAAATGCCAAATCTCTTGAAGAGCTAGAAAGCTTAAGAGTTGATACTTTAGGGAAAAAAGGTGTATTAACTTTAGAGTTTGCAAAAATGAAAGATATAGCAAATGAAAATAAAAAATCATTTGCTGAAAACTTAAATCTACAAAAAGAGCTAATAACAAAAGCTCTTGATAGCAAAAAAATTGAACTAGAATTTGAAGCTTTAAATAAAAAATTAGAGTCTGAAAAAATAGATGTTACAAAATTTAACAATGAACTTAGTTGCGGAGCAACTCACCCAGTTGCTGAAACTATGAATAGAATAATTAACTACTTTTTGAATCTAAATTTTGCTGTTGAAGAAGGACCTTTAGTTGAAGATGATTTCCATAATTTTCAAGCTTTAAATCTTCCAGAATATCATCCAGCAAGAGATATGGCAGATACTTTTTATAATAAGGATTATACACTTCTAAGAACTCATACTTCACCAGTTCAAATTAGAACTATGCTAAGCCAAAAAGCTCCAATTAGAATGATTGCTCCTGGAACAGTTTTTAGAAGAGATTTTGATATTACTCATACTCCAATGTTTCATCAAATTGAAGCACTTGTAGTTGATGAAGCTGATAAAATCTCATTCGCAAATTTAAAACATGTTTTAGTTGAATTTTTGCAACATATGTTTGGAGAAGTAGAAGTACGATTTAGACCATCATATTTCCCATTTACAGAACCATCTGCAGAAGTTGATATTTCATGTGTATTTTGTAAAGGAAATGGTTGCCGTGTATGCTCACAAACTGGTTGGCTTGAGGTTCTAGGATGTGGTGTTGTAGATCAAAATGTTTTTGATGCAGTTGGATATACAAATAAATCAGGATATGCCTTTGGTTTAGGAATAGAAAGATTTGCTATGTTAATTCATAGTATTGGAGATTTAAGATCTCTATTTGAAAGTGATACAAGATTATTAGGACAATTTAAATGA
- a CDS encoding histidine triad nucleotide-binding protein, whose product MCIFCKIVNKEIPSKVILEDENFLAFHDINPTRKVHALVIPKAHYNSFEDTPSTIMGNMSDFIREVTKELNVNESGYRMITNIGKDGGQEVSHLHFHIIGGESVGRLVRDKNDL is encoded by the coding sequence ATGTGTATATTTTGTAAAATTGTAAATAAAGAGATACCTAGTAAGGTTATTTTAGAAGATGAAAATTTTTTGGCTTTTCATGATATAAATCCTACAAGAAAAGTTCATGCTTTAGTTATTCCAAAAGCTCATTATAATTCTTTTGAAGATACTCCATCAACTATTATGGGAAATATGAGTGATTTTATAAGAGAAGTTACAAAAGAGTTAAATGTAAATGAAAGTGGTTATAGAATGATAACAAATATTGGAAAAGATGGGGGACAAGAGGTTTCGCATTTACATTTTCATATTATAGGTGGAGAAAGTGTTGGAAGACTTGTAAGAGATAAAAATGATTTATAA